The Myroides phaeus DNA segment TTCTCCTTCTTTTAATAAATCAGGAGCATCTAAGATATCTCTTAATAAAGTAATTTGTTCATAGTTCTCAACATTCATAAAATGGAACTGATCCCCTTCTGGGTATAAATATTGAAATTTATGTGTTTCTACTCTCACAGTATCAATTTTGTGTCCAGCAGAAAAAGTGTTTTCTAATACTCTACCATTAGTCAAACTTCTCATTTTTGTTCTAACGAAAGCAGGTCCTTTTCCAGGTTTAACGTGTAAGAATTCAACAATTTTATAAATATCATTGTTGTACTTAATACATAAACCATTTCTAATATCAGCTGTAGTTGCCATTTTCTAAATATATTTAGTTTAATACTTAATTCTAATAAATTCCTGAATATCCTCTCATAATTCCTCTTGAAGAACTACGGATAAACATAATAATCTCGTCTCTCTCTGGAGTAGCCTCCATCTCAGTTTCTATAATCTCCAATGCTTGGCTTGTATTATAGTTTTTCTGATATAACAGACGATAAATTTCTTGAACTTCTCTAATTTTATCTGGAGTAAACCCTCTTCTTCTCAATCCAACTGAGTTAATACCTGCATATGAAATTGGCTCACGAGCTGCTTTAATATACGGAGGAACGTCTTTACGAACCAATGTACCACCTGTAATGAATGAATGAGAACCAATTGTACAAAACTGGTGTACAGCAACAAGACCTGCTAAAACTACAAAATCCCCTACTGTTACGTGTCCAGCTAAAGTACTTGAATTTGAAAAGATACAGTTATCACCTACGATACAATCGTGAGCAATATGACTATATGCTTGGATAAGACAATTCTTTCCAACTACAGTTTTGTATCTATCTTTCGTACCTCTATTTATAGTTACGCATTCACGAATTGTTGTATTGTCTCCAATTTCTACTGTAGTAACTTCTCCCTCAAATTTTAAATCTTGTGGTTCTGCTGAAATTACCGCTCCTGGAAATATCTTACAATTTTTACCAATGCGTGCCCCTTCCATAATAGTCACATTTGACCCAATCCAAGTTCCTTCACCAATTTCTACATTATTGTGAATTGTAGAAAACGGCTCAATCACTACGTTACGTGCTATTTTTGCTCCTGGGTGAACGTATGCTAAAGGCTGATTCATATTATCTCTTTATTTAATTTTTAATTTTTGAAATTTGAGCCATTAGCTCTGCTTCAGCTACAAGTTTTCCATTTGCATATGCATATCCTTGCATATGACAAATTCCACGACGTATAGGCGTGATTAATTCTAACTTAAAGACTAAAGTGTCACCTGGGGTAACTTTATGTTTAAACTTAACATTATCCATTTTCATGAAATAAGTTAAGTAATTCTCAGGATCTGGTACTGTACTTAAAATCAAGATTCCTCCTGATTGTGCCATTGCTTCACAGATTAAAACCCCTGGCATAACTGGTGCTCCTGGGAAGTGACCAACGAAAAACTGCTCATTCATTGTTACGTTCTTCAATCCTACTACGTGAGATTCAGACATTTCTAAAATCTTATCTACAAGCAAGAATGGAGGTCTGTGTGGTAACAAGGCCATAATTTGATTCACATCCATTAAAGGTTCTTTATGCAAATCATAAGTAGGTACTTGATTACGCTTTTCATTGCGAATAATCTTAGACATTTTCTTAGCAAAACTTGTGTTTACTGAGTGCCCTGGTTTATTAGCAATTACTTTCCCTCTAATACGAGTTCCAATCAACGCTAAATCACCAATAACGTCTAATAATTTATGACGAGCCGCCTCATTAGGATAATGTAAAGTAAGGTTATCTAAAACACCATTTGGTTTAACGCTTATTTCGTCTTTTCCAAACGCCTTTTTCAAGTGTTCCATTGTCTCTGGAGAAATCTCTTTATCCACGTAAACAATAGCATTATTCAAATCTCCTCCTTTGATTAACCCGTGAGCCAACAAAGCTTCTAATTCGTGTAGGAAACTAAATGTTCTCGCTTCAGAAATCTCCTCTTTAAAATCGTGAATTGATTTAAGAGTAGCATTTTGAGTACCCAACACTTTTGTTCCAAAATCTACCATTGCTGTAACTTGGTAGCAATCACAAGGCATTACGATAATCTCACTTCCTGTAGTTTCATCTACAAAAGAAATTACCTCTTTTACGATATACTCATCGCGTTCCGCATCTTGTTCTACAACTCCAGCCTTTTCTACAGCTTCAACAAAGTATTTAGAAGACCCATCCATAATCGGTGGCTCAGATGCATTTAATTCGATAATAACATTATCTAAATCACATCCAACAAAAGCAGCTAAAACGTGCTCAGTTGTTTGAATTTTAACACCTTTTTTTTCAAGGTTTGTACCACGTTGTGTTGTCACAACATAATTTGCATCTGCTTCAATAACAGGATGCCCTTCCAAATCCATACGAACGAACGTAAAACCATTGTTCACTGGAGCTGGCTTAATAGTCATAGTAACCTCTTGACCTGTATGTAATCCAACACCCTTTAATGTTACTTCATTCTGGATGGTTTTCTGTTTAACCATAATTAAATCTCTTTAAATATTTTGATAGACTATAATTATATCTTCTTTTTTAAATCTTCTACATCACTTACTATCTTAGTCAAATTCTTGAAATGACTATATGAACGTAAGAAATCACCGTGTGCAAATGCAGGAGTTCCTTGAACTGCAGTATTGCTTTCAATACTTTTACTCACACCTGCTTGTGCTTGAATCTTTACATTATCTCCAATCACAATATGCCCTACGATACCAACTTGTCCTCCAATAAGACAATGTTTCCCAATTTTAGTTGATCCCGCAACACCAGTTTGTGATGCGATTACTGTATTTTCTCCAATCTCTACATTATGAGCGATTTGAATCTGGTTGTCTAATTTAACACCTTTGCGGATAATAGTAGAACCTAAAGTAGCACGATCAATTGTCGTTGCTGCTCCTATTTCCACATTATCTTCAATGATTACATTACCAATCTGTGGCACTTTACTATAAGTTCCATCAGCATTGGGTGCAAATCCAAATCCATCTGATCCAACAATTACACCTGCGTGAATTGTACAATTATTACCAATAACAGTTTCAGAATAGATACGTACACCTGCAAAAAGCACAGTGTTATCTCCTATTCTTACGTTATCACCAACAAATGTATTCGGATATATTTTTACGTTTTTACCAATCTTAACATTCTTACCTAAATAGCAAAAACTACCTAAATATAACTCTTCCCCGTATTCAACACCTTCAGAAATAACTGACGGTTGTTCAATACCAGACTTCATTAATTTAACTTGATTGTAATACTCCAACAATTTAGAAAATGCTTTATACGCATCATCTACCTTAATTAAAGTAGCCTCAATTGGATGTTCTGGTTCAAATGTTTTATTAACAATTACTACCGAAGCTTTGGTAGTGTAGATATGATGTATGTATTTAGGATTTGCTAAAAAAGAAATAGACCCTTCAGTTCCTTCTTCAATTTTAGCTAAAGTACTTACTTCAATTGCAGGATTTCCTACAATATCTCCTCCTAATACTGACGCTATTTGTTCTGCTGCTATTTTCATTGTGGCAAAAATATAAAATATAATTGAAACTTAACTTTCAAAAACGTTTTTTGGATAACAAACAAAGTACTTTGTTACTAATTTAGTTAATGACTTTAAGTTTAATTCATCTGAAATCGATAAAACATCTTTTACAGAGCCATCTTTCTTCAAAATCATAATCGGTTCTTTACTCTTGCTATACGCTTGGTTTTCAACCTTGCCTTTAAACACAAAATACTTTGCTGCTTCATTAGAAATACCATACTTTTCTGTAATTTTATCTAACATCACATTCATCTTGGCTTTTGTCTCTTCTTTATCAGAAACAATCTCAATTCGCAACAACTCACGATTCACAATCATTTTACTCAATTCTGCTAAAATAAAGTCTTTGTGAAACTGCCACGACTTCAAAGCTCCCATAATGTCAGAATCATCTAACAAAGCGAACTTCTCTAATGCCATTGTATCAAAATCATCGTGATCAATGTGATTTTTCAAAAAGAACAATAGCGACTCACTACACCAAAGCTCAACACCTTTATGCGTTAACTCTTTTGCTCTCTTCAAAATGCGCACCAAAATTAGCTCAGCACATACACTTGTTTTATGTAAATACGCTTGCCAATACATCATACGACGTGCTATCAAAAACATCTCTACAGAATAAATTCCCTTTTTCTCTACAACTAATTCATCATTGACTACATTCAACATTTGAATTAATCGCTCTGAGTTGATATTCCCTTCCGCTACCCCACTATAAAAACTATCGCGTTTTAGGTAATCCATTCTATCCATATCCAACTGACCTGAAATCAATTGCAACATAAACTTACGGTGATATCTCCCTTGAAATATTTCAATCGCCAAACTCAATTGTCCGTTAAACTCTTGATTCAAGCGATTCATAAATAAAATAGAAATCTCCTCGTGATGAACTCCTTCCACAATACTTTCTTCCATTGCGTGAGAGAATGGCCCGTGTCCAATATCGTGTAGCAAAATAGCCACATATAGCGCATTCTCTTCCTCTTCAGAAATAGAAACATTTTTGAATCGAAGTACTTGCACTGCCTTTTGCATCAAGTGCATACAACCTAAAGCGTGGTGAAAACGCGTATGATGAGCTCCTGGATAAACAAGATAAGATACCCCCATCTGAGATATTCTTCTCAAGCGTTGAAAGTAAGGGTGTTCGATTAAATCGTACACTAAAGAATTCGGAATCGTAATGAACCCATAAATAGGGTCATTCAATATCTTAAGTTTATTTAATTTACTCAATGATTATTGTTTTTTTGATAAACACTTACAAATATAGCAATATAATAAAAGCCGTACCTATTTCATACGAAAAGATACGGCTTTTATTAATTAATTCACGATTTACTTAACGTTTTAAGCGTCTAAATCGATTTGAAAAGAGTTTAAGAACGCAATTGAACGCTCAATATCATAATGTAAAATACGGTCTGCATCTACAAATGGCACTTCTTCTCTGTATATTTTTACAAATGACTCTATAAAATCACTTGATTTAGCAGGTCTTCTAAACTCTAAAGCTTGTGAAGCATTCATAAGCTCAATAGCTAAAATACGCTCTAAGTTCTCAACAATACGCAATGCCTTTGTAGCACCGTTTGCTCCCATACTCACGTGATCTTCTTGTCCATTACTTGAAACAATACTATCAACGCTTGACGGAGTAGCTAATTGCTTGTTTTGGCTAACAATACTCGCTGCTGTGTACTGCGGAATCATAAATCCTGAATTCAATCCTGGATCTGATACTAAAAACGCAGGTAATCCTCTTAAACCAGAAATCAACTGGTATGTTCTTCTTTCAGAAATACTACCTAATTCAGCTAATGCAATTCCTAAAAAGTCTAATGCTAAAGCTAATGGCTGTCCGTGGAAGTTTCCACCTGACACAATAATATCTTCTTTATAGAATACATTCGGATTATCTGTTACCGAGTTTATTTCTGTTTTAAACACGCGATCTACATAGTCAATTGCATCTTTTGACGCACCGTGAACTTGAGGAATACATCTAAAAGAATACGGATCTTGTACGTGTTCTTTAGGACGTTTAATCAACTCCGATCCATCTAACATTTCATTGAAAAACTGCGCTGTTTCAATCTGCCCTTTATGAGGTCTTACAAAGTGAATCAACTCGTTAAAAGGCTCTATTCTACCGTCAAACCCCTCTAAAGAAACTGCACCAATTACGTCAGCTAAATAAGACAAACGCTTAGATTTAATCATTACATAACAACCGTAAGCACTCATAAACTGTGTTCCATTCAACAAAGCTAATCCCTCTTTAGACTTCATCGTTATTGGTTCCCATCCGTTTTTCTCAAGCACTTTAGCAGCAGGCTGACGGAATCCATCTGCATACACTTCACCTTCACCAATTAAAGGCAATGACAAGTGAGCTAACGGAGCTAAATCTCCAGATGCTCCTAAAGAACCTTGTGTATAAACAACAGGTAAAATATCATTGTTATAAAAATCAATCAAACGCTCTACTGTAGCTAATTGAACCCCTGAATTACCATAACTCAAAGACTTAACTTTTAGCAACAGCATAATTTTAATAATCTCTTCCGGAACCAACTCTCCAGTTCCACAAGCGTGAGACTTCATTAAGTTTTCCTGTAATTTAGACAAGTTTTCATTGTCAATTTTCACGTTACACAAAGAACCAAATCCTGTATTAATTCCATAAATAGGATCCTTGTGCTCCGCCATTTTATTGTCTAAATAAGTACGACAATTTTCAATATTTGCACGTGCTTCCTCTGACAATTGGATCTTTTGACCCTGTGTTAATATTTCATTTAATTTCTCAATTGTAAATACATCTGAGCTAATATAATGTACTGCTTCCATAAGTTTTTGTTGGTGGTATAATATAAATTTATCTTGTAAACACTAATTTATTTCCTTTCGAATCTCCTTCGCTCCAAGCATATCCATCTACATTAAACTTTTTCAAGCCATCTAAGTCCTCAATACCATTATCAATAATATATCTAACCATCATTCCTCTTGCTTTCTTAGCATAGAAACTAATCACTTTTAGCTTCCCATCTCTAAGCTCTTTAAACTCCGGAGTAATCAATGTAGCCTTTAACGCTGCTTTATCTACAGCACTGAAGTACTCATTACTTGCCAAGTTTACCAATAACTCTCCTTGCTTCATTTCTTTATTTAGCGATTCTGCAATCACTGGTTTCCAAAACTCATACAGGTTTGCATTAGCACCTACAGGCATCTTAGTTCCCATTTCTAATCTATAAGGCTCTATCTCATCTAACGGTTTCAAAATACCATATAAACCAGATAAAATCCTAAGCTTATTTTGTAATTCTTCTATTTGTTCAACTTTCAACGAATAAGCATCAAGTCCGCCATAAACATCTCCATTAAACGCAAAAACCGCCTGTCTAAAATCTTCCTCATTTCCATCCTTCTTCACAAAAACACGCTCTTGATTACGCTTCCAATTCAATTCAGCCAAATTCGATGAAATCTTCATCAATGCCTCCAAGTCCATTGGAGTTTTTGATTTCAACACTTCATTAATCTCTTTCGATTCTTTTATAAAAATGGGTTTTGTACTTGTAAGCACAGGCACCTCACTTGTATAATCTAAACTCTTTGCTGGCGATATTAAAATTTTCATATTTTCTTTTTTATGCTTCCCAAATATAGGGTAAGTATTTAAAATATCATATTTTGCAGAGACACCTTTTCGCTAATTTATATAGCATTAACAATATTTTATACACTTAAACAATAGTACTACAGTCCTTTAAGATAACAATACTAAACCTTCTTAAAGTAATTACTCGCAAACATAATTTTTCCTCAAAAACACAACACCCTGAAAATCAACCCCACACATTTACGCATTCGCAAAACAGAAACTCAAACAGCAGAAGTTTTAATAATAAAGTAATTTATATTCTTTCATATAACTTATTCCCTCCTCTTTAAGCATAACTCGAAAATGCAAAATAAACTCTCTCACACCTCAAAAATGCCAAAGTGATTATTTTAATATCAAATGCACTAAAAAACAATTATTGCCTCCTCTTCAAACACTTCTATGAGTATCGTCTGAGAGCCCTCTGAGTATTCTCCGACAAAATGCCCCTCAGCCCAGTATTCTCGAAGGATTGTCGGACTATTGTCGGACAAACCCCTTTTAAGACACGCCTAAAAACTAAATAATTACTGAAAAAAAGCAATAATTAAAAATATAAAGCACTTGTAATCAATATTTTACACTTTAAAAAACAACTACTTTCTTACTTTTACAAAGCAGCAGTATACCCCACTTTTTTAATGAAAAATAGGCTTAAAAATGCTTTTTTGATCCAATTTGAGGTAATAAACACAAGTTTTTTACACAAAAAAAGGGACCTTACTTAATGTAAAATCCCTTTGTATCACAAACAGACAAATTATATTTCTCCGTTTATTACCTTATTTTTAAACTCCGTTGGTGTAATTCCTACAAAATGTTTAAAGTACTTATTAAACGTTGTTTTCGAATTAAAACCGGAATTTACAATAACACCATCAATCAACAAATCTTGCCGTTCTTGCATAATTTTTTTAGCATACTTAATACGATAACTCGCTACTAAGTTGTAAAAATTAACTCCCATTGTTCTATTGAGTGTATCTGACAACTGCGCCTTGGTAAAATTAAGCTCCTTTGCTAACATTTCAACTGTAAAGTCACGATCTAAATACAACGTACTCTTCTCAAAAAACTCAATTACCTTACGACTATCCTCTGTACAAATTGGCAAAGTATCATATTGTAACATTGGCTTTACTTTTTCCAATACCAAGTTTGATTGATTAATTCCAATTACCTCGTGACAATCACAGTATGACAGTCTAACTAAAGTAACAATAGAATAAATTAACCCAACTCCCACAGTACTAAAAAAGAAATACTCAAAGACAGTATTGTATTCTAACTCGTGATAAATGTAGGTCAATTTTGAAAAGTTAACTGTCGTCGCTGCTATTAAAACAAGTGAAACTACCAATATATAGTTCAACTCCATTGATGTTACAACATCCTTGCGTTCTTGTACTTCCTTAATCTCTTTTAAAAGACAAGACAGATTAGTTACATTACAGCAAACTACCGCTATAAGTAAATACATCTGATTGTAGTACAAC contains these protein-coding regions:
- the efp gene encoding elongation factor P; this translates as MATTADIRNGLCIKYNNDIYKIVEFLHVKPGKGPAFVRTKMRSLTNGRVLENTFSAGHKIDTVRVETHKFQYLYPEGDQFHFMNVENYEQITLLRDILDAPDLLKEGEMVMVQINTDTELPLSVDMPASVILEITYTEPGVKGNTATNATKPATVETGATINVPLFINEGDKVKIDTATGAYMERIKE
- the lpxA gene encoding acyl-ACP--UDP-N-acetylglucosamine O-acyltransferase, encoding MNQPLAYVHPGAKIARNVVIEPFSTIHNNVEIGEGTWIGSNVTIMEGARIGKNCKIFPGAVISAEPQDLKFEGEVTTVEIGDNTTIRECVTINRGTKDRYKTVVGKNCLIQAYSHIAHDCIVGDNCIFSNSSTLAGHVTVGDFVVLAGLVAVHQFCTIGSHSFITGGTLVRKDVPPYIKAAREPISYAGINSVGLRRRGFTPDKIREVQEIYRLLYQKNYNTSQALEIIETEMEATPERDEIIMFIRSSSRGIMRGYSGIY
- a CDS encoding bifunctional UDP-3-O-[3-hydroxymyristoyl] N-acetylglucosamine deacetylase/3-hydroxyacyl-ACP dehydratase, with product MVKQKTIQNEVTLKGVGLHTGQEVTMTIKPAPVNNGFTFVRMDLEGHPVIEADANYVVTTQRGTNLEKKGVKIQTTEHVLAAFVGCDLDNVIIELNASEPPIMDGSSKYFVEAVEKAGVVEQDAERDEYIVKEVISFVDETTGSEIIVMPCDCYQVTAMVDFGTKVLGTQNATLKSIHDFKEEISEARTFSFLHELEALLAHGLIKGGDLNNAIVYVDKEISPETMEHLKKAFGKDEISVKPNGVLDNLTLHYPNEAARHKLLDVIGDLALIGTRIRGKVIANKPGHSVNTSFAKKMSKIIRNEKRNQVPTYDLHKEPLMDVNQIMALLPHRPPFLLVDKILEMSESHVVGLKNVTMNEQFFVGHFPGAPVMPGVLICEAMAQSGGILILSTVPDPENYLTYFMKMDNVKFKHKVTPGDTLVFKLELITPIRRGICHMQGYAYANGKLVAEAELMAQISKIKN
- the lpxD gene encoding UDP-3-O-(3-hydroxymyristoyl)glucosamine N-acyltransferase, translated to MKIAAEQIASVLGGDIVGNPAIEVSTLAKIEEGTEGSISFLANPKYIHHIYTTKASVVIVNKTFEPEHPIEATLIKVDDAYKAFSKLLEYYNQVKLMKSGIEQPSVISEGVEYGEELYLGSFCYLGKNVKIGKNVKIYPNTFVGDNVRIGDNTVLFAGVRIYSETVIGNNCTIHAGVIVGSDGFGFAPNADGTYSKVPQIGNVIIEDNVEIGAATTIDRATLGSTIIRKGVKLDNQIQIAHNVEIGENTVIASQTGVAGSTKIGKHCLIGGQVGIVGHIVIGDNVKIQAQAGVSKSIESNTAVQGTPAFAHGDFLRSYSHFKNLTKIVSDVEDLKKKI
- a CDS encoding HD domain-containing protein, with the translated sequence MSKLNKLKILNDPIYGFITIPNSLVYDLIEHPYFQRLRRISQMGVSYLVYPGAHHTRFHHALGCMHLMQKAVQVLRFKNVSISEEEENALYVAILLHDIGHGPFSHAMEESIVEGVHHEEISILFMNRLNQEFNGQLSLAIEIFQGRYHRKFMLQLISGQLDMDRMDYLKRDSFYSGVAEGNINSERLIQMLNVVNDELVVEKKGIYSVEMFLIARRMMYWQAYLHKTSVCAELILVRILKRAKELTHKGVELWCSESLLFFLKNHIDHDDFDTMALEKFALLDDSDIMGALKSWQFHKDFILAELSKMIVNRELLRIEIVSDKEETKAKMNVMLDKITEKYGISNEAAKYFVFKGKVENQAYSKSKEPIMILKKDGSVKDVLSISDELNLKSLTKLVTKYFVCYPKNVFES
- the hutH gene encoding histidine ammonia-lyase; this translates as MEAVHYISSDVFTIEKLNEILTQGQKIQLSEEARANIENCRTYLDNKMAEHKDPIYGINTGFGSLCNVKIDNENLSKLQENLMKSHACGTGELVPEEIIKIMLLLKVKSLSYGNSGVQLATVERLIDFYNNDILPVVYTQGSLGASGDLAPLAHLSLPLIGEGEVYADGFRQPAAKVLEKNGWEPITMKSKEGLALLNGTQFMSAYGCYVMIKSKRLSYLADVIGAVSLEGFDGRIEPFNELIHFVRPHKGQIETAQFFNEMLDGSELIKRPKEHVQDPYSFRCIPQVHGASKDAIDYVDRVFKTEINSVTDNPNVFYKEDIIVSGGNFHGQPLALALDFLGIALAELGSISERRTYQLISGLRGLPAFLVSDPGLNSGFMIPQYTAASIVSQNKQLATPSSVDSIVSSNGQEDHVSMGANGATKALRIVENLERILAIELMNASQALEFRRPAKSSDFIESFVKIYREEVPFVDADRILHYDIERSIAFLNSFQIDLDA
- the yaaA gene encoding peroxide stress protein YaaA; amino-acid sequence: MKILISPAKSLDYTSEVPVLTSTKPIFIKESKEINEVLKSKTPMDLEALMKISSNLAELNWKRNQERVFVKKDGNEEDFRQAVFAFNGDVYGGLDAYSLKVEQIEELQNKLRILSGLYGILKPLDEIEPYRLEMGTKMPVGANANLYEFWKPVIAESLNKEMKQGELLVNLASNEYFSAVDKAALKATLITPEFKELRDGKLKVISFYAKKARGMMVRYIIDNGIEDLDGLKKFNVDGYAWSEGDSKGNKLVFTR
- a CDS encoding helix-turn-helix domain-containing protein; amino-acid sequence: MYLLIAVVCCNVTNLSCLLKEIKEVQERKDVVTSMELNYILVVSLVLIAATTVNFSKLTYIYHELEYNTVFEYFFFSTVGVGLIYSIVTLVRLSYCDCHEVIGINQSNLVLEKVKPMLQYDTLPICTEDSRKVIEFFEKSTLYLDRDFTVEMLAKELNFTKAQLSDTLNRTMGVNFYNLVASYRIKYAKKIMQERQDLLIDGVIVNSGFNSKTTFNKYFKHFVGITPTEFKNKVINGEI